From the Nodularia sphaerocarpa UHCC 0038 genome, the window ACAAAACTTAATGTAACTCGCCGACTTGCGGTCTTCTTTGCGCCTTTGCGCCTTTGCGTGAGAAAAAAAATATATTCTTATATTGCCAGGAAAAACAGAAGTGACACAGCAGAAGGTAGACTGACAACTAGATAGAATTTGCAAGAAAAAGATGTCAAATACTCCTACCACGTCGCTGAGAGAACAACAACATCCGTTAATTCGCCAACTAGCAGATTGTATAGAAGCAGTATGGCATGAACACTTAGAACTATCACCTTACCACTTACCGGCGGAACTGGGGTATGTAGAAGGAAGACTAGAAGGCGAAAAACTGATTATAGAAAATCGCTGCTATCAAACACCCCAATTTCGCAAAATGCACTTAGAACTAGCCAAAGTGGGAAATATGCTAGATATTCTGCATTGTGTGATGTTTCCCCGTCCAGAATATGACTTACCGATGTTTGGTTGTGACTTAGTTGGGGGTAGAGGTCAAATTAGTGCGGCGATCGCAGACCTATCTCCTGTAAACTTAGATCGCACCTTACCAGCATCATATAACACCGAACTCAGCGCACTCAAAGAGATTAAGTTTTCCCAACCCCGTGACTTACCCGAATGGGGTCATATATTCTCGGAATTTTGCTTGTTTGTGCGTCCTGGTTCCCCAGAAGAAGAGACAATGTTTCTGTCCCGTGTCAAAGAAATGCTAGATATTCATTGTACTCAAGCGATCGCCTCCAGTCCAGTTTCAGCAGAAAAATCAGTGCAGATTTTAGCCGGACAACGCAACTACTGCACCCAACAGCAACAAAACGACAAAACCCGCCGGGTACTAGAAAAAGCCTTTGGTCAAGACTGGGCGGAAAATTACATGACCACAGTATTATTTGATTTACCAGACTAAAACAGCGCTTACTGATTGAGTAAACAGTTAATCATCCCCCCCATCTGTAGGTTCTGTTACGTTTTCCCCTAACTGATGAATGTAGAATTTATTCAACAAGAGTTGAATGGAGTTAGACAACAGCAGCAAAGTTTTGGAGCAAATATTACCCATATCAAAGACTTCAAAGCAACTGACTAATTGGTTCACCCAAAAGTTAAGGAAACTGTAATGTGAGGAATGCTCTCTTTGACATATATTTGTAGTTAGTCGGTGACTGATACCATTTCTGAATCATAGCTTGGGTTGCCTAGCCATAGATGTGCCTAATTAGCCTGTCTAAACAGGATTTGTATGTGAGCCTGTGATCTTTGTTATTCTAGGCAAATAAAGGGCAGCGTTAGGCGTTCCACTGAATGCTGATGACGAATTACTCACATACAATTAGTATGAGAAAACACTCACTTTGGCAGCAGAAAAGTTTTTTTTGAGACTGTTATTATAGCCTCTGAAAAACTGAGCAAAAGTGATCTAACTTTGAGAAAACACTTGTGAGATTCTCCTCACAAATAGCCGTCCGCGTGATTATATTTACTAACATTATACCAGGCTGCGATCAAAAATAGGATTTGGGTGATGCAACTCTCAATGATATTCACACCTACTGGCGTGACAAGCTTAAAATGTTGCAATAGAAAATGTTCGTAGTTGCGCTTTAGCGCGATTTTACTTAGAAATCTAATGCACTATTTTAGCCTTGCCACGCCACTACTCAAATGTTTCTTTAGTAAGCACCATTGTAGAAATTTGTAGGGTTGAGCGTGCATCTAACAGTTTACGTAGTTTGGGTTGTTCGCGTTAGCGTTGCAAAGCAATGGAACAAACCCGACAAATTCGGGCAAATGTTGGGTTTCACTTCCTTCTACCCAACCTACAATTTTCTACTACAATTTTCTAGAATTTTCTTAACACCAAGGGGATTGGGATTGAGCGTGCATCTAACAGTTGATTTTCAGCAATTACCAGCTTTAAACCACTGTTGTTTGTCTTTGTTGTTATCAGCGTGCTAGTTAGTAAAAACTGTGTAACCGAATGTAATGCCAATTTCAAAAAAGAGAGCAATGAATACAAAC encodes:
- a CDS encoding phycocyanobilin:ferredoxin oxidoreductase yields the protein MSNTPTTSLREQQHPLIRQLADCIEAVWHEHLELSPYHLPAELGYVEGRLEGEKLIIENRCYQTPQFRKMHLELAKVGNMLDILHCVMFPRPEYDLPMFGCDLVGGRGQISAAIADLSPVNLDRTLPASYNTELSALKEIKFSQPRDLPEWGHIFSEFCLFVRPGSPEEETMFLSRVKEMLDIHCTQAIASSPVSAEKSVQILAGQRNYCTQQQQNDKTRRVLEKAFGQDWAENYMTTVLFDLPD